From a single Okeanomitos corallinicola TIOX110 genomic region:
- a CDS encoding aminotransferase class V-fold PLP-dependent enzyme: protein MLHQHRSQFPALTNKIYFNYGGQGPMPQGAMDAIIQTQAHIQELGPFGTEAYGWISPQMKTTKEAIASTLNVPSDTITLTGNVTIGCNIGMWGINWQPGDHLLLSDCEHPGIIATAQEISRRFSVEVSTCPMMATINAGDPVSVIAKNLRPHTRLVVLSHILWNTGQVLPISEIADTCRKNNSLLLVDAAQSVGVLPLNLTELGVDFYAFTGHKWLCGPAGVGGLYVRPQVRDLLNPTFIGLNGLIVNSQGQPISWQPDGRRYEVSTLSTSLYMGLQEAIATHDQWGTAVERYQQICHNSAYLWQKLTELPHVKCLKNSPPESGLVSFQLTNNQPNAELVKFLESHKILTRTIANPNCIRVSVHYLTLESEIDQLIATIKSFLGL, encoded by the coding sequence ATGTTGCATCAACATCGTAGCCAGTTTCCAGCTTTAACAAACAAGATTTATTTTAATTATGGGGGACAGGGCCCAATGCCTCAAGGGGCAATGGATGCTATTATCCAAACACAAGCACATATTCAGGAGTTGGGGCCTTTTGGTACTGAAGCCTATGGCTGGATCTCCCCCCAAATGAAGACAACCAAGGAAGCGATCGCATCTACACTAAATGTACCGAGTGACACGATTACGCTGACAGGTAATGTCACCATTGGTTGTAACATTGGAATGTGGGGGATTAATTGGCAACCAGGTGATCATTTACTCCTTTCTGATTGTGAACATCCCGGAATCATTGCCACCGCTCAAGAGATCAGCCGTAGATTCTCTGTAGAAGTTTCTACCTGTCCGATGATGGCAACTATCAATGCAGGTGATCCTGTATCTGTTATTGCTAAAAATCTACGTCCTCATACCAGGCTTGTAGTTTTAAGTCATATTTTATGGAATACAGGTCAAGTTTTACCCATTAGTGAAATTGCTGATACTTGCAGAAAGAATAATTCTCTACTGTTGGTAGATGCTGCTCAATCAGTGGGAGTTCTGCCTCTTAATTTAACAGAATTGGGGGTAGATTTCTATGCTTTTACCGGTCATAAATGGTTATGTGGTCCGGCTGGTGTTGGTGGTTTGTATGTGCGCCCCCAAGTCAGGGATTTATTAAATCCAACATTTATTGGTTTAAATGGCTTGATTGTTAACAGTCAAGGACAACCAATCAGTTGGCAACCAGATGGACGAAGATATGAAGTTTCTACCCTATCTACATCATTGTATATGGGTTTGCAGGAAGCGATCGCCACTCATGACCAATGGGGAACAGCAGTGGAAAGATATCAACAAATCTGTCACAACAGTGCATATCTTTGGCAAAAATTAACAGAATTACCCCATGTTAAATGTTTAAAAAACTCTCCACCAGAAAGTGGTTTAGTATCTTTTCAATTAACTAATAATCAACCTAATGCAGAATTAGTCAAATTTTTGGAATCACACAAAATTTTAACTCGGACAATTGCTAATCCTAATTGTATTCGGGTGAGTGTTCATTACCTAACTTTAGAATCAGAAATTGACCAATTAATAGCCACAATTAAAAGCTTTTTAGGACTCTAA
- a CDS encoding glycosyl transferase: protein MNRPILYLAITNHGFGHTTRTASIAAEIQKLYPQVLLIIVTTAPRWLLESYIPGDFILRQRSFDLGVVQTDSLTMDKVATLQKLKEIKKNQNSLIASEVNFIRQNRVNLILADVPFLATGFAQAASVPCWMTSNFSWDFIYRDWGGEFIEIADWISDWYTKSDRLFRLPFHAPMSAFPNIIDVGLTGGSPKFSAEEIRTTWGITAPQEKTILLTFGGLGLQAIPYENIRKFSDWQFITFDASAPDLPNLIKIKNRQYRPVDFMPICGKVMSKPGYSTFAEATLLGLPIITIPRDDFAEAALLLTGIQNYNHHQIIQPQDFFDGNWDFIDDLPQAPKQAQPMAKNGNETIAKAVIDYLQLM from the coding sequence ATGAACCGTCCTATCTTATATCTAGCCATTACAAATCATGGCTTTGGTCACACTACCCGCACCGCATCAATAGCAGCTGAAATTCAAAAATTGTATCCACAAGTGCTATTAATCATTGTCACCACTGCACCCCGATGGCTATTAGAATCTTACATTCCTGGTGATTTTATCCTCCGTCAACGTTCCTTTGATTTAGGAGTCGTGCAAACTGATAGTTTGACAATGGATAAAGTAGCCACTTTACAAAAATTAAAAGAAATTAAGAAAAATCAAAATTCTTTAATTGCTTCAGAAGTTAATTTTATTCGCCAAAATCGTGTTAACCTCATTTTAGCCGATGTTCCTTTTCTGGCAACAGGTTTTGCACAAGCCGCAAGTGTTCCCTGTTGGATGACAAGTAACTTCAGTTGGGATTTTATTTATAGAGATTGGGGAGGAGAATTTATTGAAATTGCTGATTGGATCAGCGATTGGTACACTAAGAGCGATCGCTTATTTCGTTTGCCTTTTCATGCACCCATGTCAGCTTTTCCCAATATAATAGATGTGGGTTTAACTGGCGGTTCTCCCAAATTCTCCGCAGAGGAAATTCGCACAACTTGGGGAATAACCGCACCACAAGAAAAAACTATCTTACTTACTTTTGGAGGTTTAGGTCTACAGGCAATTCCCTATGAAAATATTAGGAAATTTTCTGATTGGCAATTTATTACTTTTGATGCTTCCGCACCAGATTTACCTAACTTAATTAAAATTAAAAATCGTCAATATCGTCCCGTTGATTTTATGCCCATTTGTGGAAAAGTCATGTCCAAACCGGGATATAGCACCTTTGCAGAAGCCACACTTTTAGGACTACCTATTATTACCATACCCCGTGATGACTTTGCCGAAGCTGCTTTACTGTTAACAGGTATTCAAAACTATAACCACCATCAAATTATTCAACCTCAAGATTTTTTTGATGGCAATTGGGACTTTATTGATGACTTACCCCAAGCACCAAAGCAAGCACAACCAATGGCTAAAAATGGTAACGAAACCATAGCTAAAGCGGTGATAGATTATTTGCAGTTAATGTAA
- a CDS encoding secondary thiamine-phosphate synthase enzyme YjbQ, producing the protein MAHYQKLLRISTTGKSFQNITSKVAAIVAESGVKTGLCTLFLRHTSASLVIQENADPDVLKDLANFMAKLVPEGNYYIHDAEGADDMPGHIRTVLTHTSESIPINNGYLVLGTWQGIYIWEHRQHNHNRELVVHISS; encoded by the coding sequence ATGGCACATTATCAAAAACTCTTGAGAATTTCTACCACTGGTAAATCATTTCAGAATATCACCTCTAAAGTTGCGGCTATAGTCGCAGAGTCTGGTGTAAAAACTGGACTTTGTACCTTATTTTTGCGTCACACATCGGCTAGTTTAGTCATTCAAGAAAATGCTGACCCCGATGTACTCAAAGACTTAGCTAATTTTATGGCTAAATTAGTGCCAGAAGGTAATTATTATATCCATGATGCTGAAGGCGCTGATGATATGCCAGGACATATTCGCACGGTTTTAACCCATACTTCTGAAAGCATACCCATTAACAACGGTTACTTAGTTTTAGGAACATGGCAAGGTATTTACATCTGGGAACATCGCCAACATAATCATAATCGGGAGTTGGTAGTGCATATTTCCAGTTGA
- a CDS encoding protein kinase yields MSSKIILTITQGKLSGKQYNFDSRSTCIIGRNHDCNLQLANEVDMTISRYHCLLDINPPDIRVRDLGSLNGTFVNGKKIGQRKPNQTAQEGLKLNFPEYDLQDGDEIKLGDILFKIGIEAEELPQVSQAKQVIEIETINYTNTINRLLELANNGDENLKIVSCYNLVKSLGKGNVGEVFLAENNQLRKFVVIKLMSPAVTGKEQRINQFLDEAENTKSLAHNNIVDLLDYGFAEETFFFVMDYCEGGNVWDLMQRSGWRLPIDVAVDIIIQVLDGLIYAHEVEIPRVKLPDGTVGKGKGFVHRNLNPYNILITYINDKIVAKIGDYGLAKAFDLAGLSGQTLTGNQMGIPAFIPRQQVLEFQNSLPEVDVWATAACLYNMLTGYFPRDFTGDPWLAVLQNDPVPILKRNQTIPKKLAAVIDSALVEKPKITFQTAEEFKQALIKNMSQR; encoded by the coding sequence ATGTCATCTAAAATTATTCTCACAATTACTCAAGGTAAACTCTCTGGAAAACAATATAATTTTGACTCCCGTAGCACTTGCATTATTGGTAGAAATCATGATTGTAATTTACAATTGGCCAATGAAGTAGATATGACTATTTCTCGATATCACTGCTTGTTGGATATTAATCCTCCAGATATTCGTGTGCGTGATTTAGGGAGTCTTAATGGCACTTTTGTCAATGGTAAAAAAATTGGTCAAAGAAAACCTAATCAAACAGCACAGGAAGGTTTAAAGTTAAATTTCCCAGAATACGATTTACAAGATGGTGATGAAATTAAATTAGGGGATATTTTATTTAAAATTGGCATAGAGGCAGAAGAATTACCACAGGTTTCACAAGCTAAACAAGTTATTGAAATAGAAACAATAAACTACACCAATACTATTAATCGCTTGCTAGAATTAGCTAATAATGGTGATGAAAATCTCAAGATAGTTTCATGTTATAACTTGGTTAAGTCTCTGGGTAAGGGCAATGTAGGTGAAGTATTTTTAGCAGAAAATAATCAGCTCAGAAAATTTGTAGTAATAAAATTGATGTCACCCGCAGTTACTGGTAAAGAACAGAGAATAAATCAATTCTTGGACGAAGCAGAAAATACCAAATCTTTAGCACATAATAATATAGTTGATTTATTAGATTATGGGTTTGCTGAAGAAACTTTCTTTTTTGTAATGGACTATTGTGAAGGTGGTAATGTTTGGGATTTAATGCAACGTTCAGGATGGCGTTTACCAATTGATGTTGCCGTAGATATAATTATTCAAGTTCTTGATGGCTTAATATATGCCCATGAAGTAGAAATTCCCCGTGTTAAATTACCTGATGGAACGGTAGGAAAAGGTAAAGGTTTTGTTCACAGAAATTTGAATCCTTATAATATTTTGATTACCTATATTAATGATAAAATCGTGGCGAAAATAGGTGATTATGGTTTGGCAAAGGCCTTTGATTTAGCAGGGTTAAGTGGACAAACTCTCACCGGTAATCAAATGGGTATACCTGCTTTTATCCCTCGTCAGCAAGTGCTAGAATTTCAAAACTCACTACCAGAAGTTGATGTATGGGCAACTGCCGCTTGTTTATATAATATGCTGACAGGGTATTTCCCCCGTGATTTTACTGGTGATCCTTGGTTAGCAGTCTTGCAAAACGATCCTGTACCTATTCTCAAACGTAATCAAACTATCCCTAAAAAACTAGCAGCGGTAATAGATTCAGCCTTGGTGGAAAAACCAAAAATTACTTTTCAAACGGCGGAAGAGTTTAAGCAAGCTTTGATCAAAAATATGTCCCAGAGGTGA
- a CDS encoding Nif3-like dinuclear metal center hexameric protein, producing the protein MKIADLITWFEEWANPTWCESWDNCGWQVEPGVLQAEARVLVCLTPTLAVMKEAIAVKANLIFAHHPLIFNPPKSLCTGEAMGDMVKLAFTQNIGIYSAHTNFDQVNDGTADVLAQILNLHAVSPIVPTQSGLGYGRVGNLEPSLTLQALLTQIQSQLQPPKLIFSPAANLEQQIARVAVLGGSGAGFISAALKTKAQAYLTADCKFHQFQESRDQGLILIDAGHYATERPACDRLVQKFKSLNLNWVELSQKDEDFRQFLL; encoded by the coding sequence ATGAAAATTGCTGATTTAATCACCTGGTTTGAAGAATGGGCAAATCCTACTTGGTGTGAAAGCTGGGATAATTGCGGTTGGCAAGTTGAACCTGGTGTTTTGCAGGCAGAAGCACGGGTATTAGTTTGTTTAACTCCCACCTTAGCGGTGATGAAAGAGGCGATCGCCGTCAAGGCAAATCTAATTTTTGCCCACCATCCCCTGATTTTTAACCCCCCTAAATCTCTCTGCACTGGGGAAGCAATGGGGGATATGGTGAAATTGGCTTTTACTCAAAATATCGGTATTTACAGCGCTCATACTAATTTTGATCAGGTAAATGATGGTACGGCCGATGTTCTGGCACAAATATTAAATTTACACGCAGTTTCTCCCATAGTTCCCACTCAATCAGGTTTAGGATATGGCAGGGTAGGCAATTTAGAACCATCTTTGACATTACAGGCATTACTTACTCAAATTCAATCTCAACTTCAACCCCCAAAGTTAATTTTTTCTCCCGCTGCTAACTTAGAACAACAAATTGCACGGGTTGCGGTTTTAGGTGGTTCGGGAGCAGGTTTTATTTCCGCAGCGCTGAAAACCAAAGCCCAAGCCTATCTCACCGCTGATTGTAAATTTCATCAGTTTCAGGAAAGTCGAGATCAAGGATTAATTTTAATTGATGCTGGACATTATGCTACTGAACGTCCAGCTTGCGATCGCTTGGTACAAAAATTCAAATCACTGAACTTAAATTGGGTGGAATTGAGTCAAAAAGATGAAGATTTCCGCCAATTTTTACTATGA
- a CDS encoding DUF6679 family protein, translating to MLHRKIYQLCCDGREVCVFLRDQQRWIEQARIIDIEGDLVTLRYETDEEDEVSSWEEMIRLESIGSITQKLASVPRGNVEPLMTEDCPESERIRNRFTDLNPD from the coding sequence ATGCTACACCGCAAAATTTATCAACTGTGTTGCGACGGGCGGGAGGTATGTGTTTTTTTGCGGGATCAGCAACGCTGGATAGAGCAAGCCCGCATTATTGATATAGAAGGTGACTTAGTGACCCTGCGCTATGAAACCGACGAAGAAGACGAAGTTTCTTCATGGGAAGAGATGATTCGCTTAGAAAGCATCGGATCTATAACTCAAAAACTAGCTTCTGTACCCAGAGGAAATGTAGAACCTCTGATGACAGAAGATTGTCCTGAGTCAGAACGTATCCGTAATCGGTTTACAGACTTAAACCCAGATTAA
- a CDS encoding MBL fold metallo-hydrolase, translated as MRDDLSVSSLADGGQVASELECLPYSVQHEDEGVCILVRMGPHRILLDCGLRDISPLIRDSLPPADLVLVSHAHPDHAGSLLVLNQHFPQLPIYASEVTSKLLPLNWPEQALEEVPSFCQALPLRSPIEIEENLVVELFPAGHLPGAVAILLIYHSKDRDYKLLYTGDFFLSNSRLVEGLRLEELRGLNLDVLLIEGSYGTSRHPHRRHQENQLAERINRAIADHSSVILPTPALGLGQELLMLLRSHHHFTGRDIDIWVDGDVAIGCDAYLELLPHLPASVQNFARHQSLFWDEKVRPHVRRLKFEDLATLGSSPCIVLTDSTADLGKYCQPHTGSWLILFPDRIDIPVNSEYLTPTTIDSYLLAQHSDGPGTTQLIHNLRPQHVVFVHGSPAYLADLTSLDELQNRYHIHSPAAGIIVDLPIGDTFVQPSAPETNYEGELTELETVITISLPDAIANDPRWQNFADTGLIEARWQGEELVLRGLSQRELLNQNSLDTTRQRHPLNWSDLECCGTCKYQRGQRCWNSAAPLYNFKVTLEGYCPGFERLSEDES; from the coding sequence ATGAGGGATGATCTATCAGTATCCTCTCTTGCTGATGGTGGGCAAGTAGCTAGTGAATTAGAATGTTTGCCCTATAGTGTTCAGCATGAAGATGAAGGTGTTTGTATATTGGTGCGGATGGGTCCACACCGCATTTTGTTAGATTGCGGTTTGCGGGATATTTCACCGCTGATCAGGGATTCATTGCCACCAGCAGATTTAGTCTTGGTGAGTCATGCTCACCCTGATCATGCTGGGAGTTTACTGGTTCTAAATCAGCATTTTCCCCAGTTACCTATTTACGCTAGTGAGGTGACTAGCAAATTATTACCCTTAAATTGGCCAGAACAAGCACTAGAAGAAGTTCCTTCATTTTGTCAGGCTTTGCCGTTGCGATCGCCTATAGAAATAGAAGAAAATCTAGTTGTAGAATTATTTCCCGCCGGTCATCTGCCTGGTGCTGTGGCTATTCTCCTCATCTACCACAGTAAAGACCGTGATTATAAGTTACTTTACACTGGTGATTTTTTCCTTTCTAATTCCCGTTTGGTAGAAGGGTTACGTTTGGAAGAATTACGGGGTTTGAATTTAGATGTCCTCTTGATTGAAGGTAGTTATGGTACATCCCGCCATCCTCACCGTCGTCATCAGGAAAATCAACTAGCAGAAAGAATTAATCGGGCGATCGCCGATCACTCTTCTGTAATTTTACCCACACCAGCCTTAGGCTTGGGTCAGGAATTGTTGATGTTGTTACGTTCCCATCATCATTTCACCGGTCGAGACATAGATATTTGGGTTGATGGTGATGTCGCTATTGGTTGCGATGCCTATTTAGAACTTTTGCCCCATCTTCCCGCCTCTGTGCAAAATTTCGCCCGTCATCAGTCTCTATTTTGGGATGAAAAAGTACGCCCCCACGTCCGACGTTTAAAATTTGAAGATTTAGCCACTTTAGGTAGTTCACCCTGTATAGTTCTTACCGACTCCACAGCAGATTTAGGAAAATATTGCCAACCCCACACAGGATCTTGGCTAATTCTTTTCCCTGACAGAATTGATATTCCAGTTAATTCCGAATATTTAACACCAACCACTATTGACAGCTATCTTTTAGCCCAACATAGTGATGGCCCAGGAACAACCCAACTAATTCACAACCTCCGACCCCAGCACGTTGTTTTTGTACATGGCTCACCAGCTTATTTAGCTGATTTAACTAGCTTAGATGAGTTACAAAATCGTTATCACATCCATTCTCCAGCAGCGGGAATTATTGTAGATTTGCCCATTGGTGACACATTTGTACAACCTTCTGCCCCAGAAACTAATTATGAAGGGGAATTGACGGAACTAGAAACCGTGATTACAATTTCTTTACCCGATGCGATCGCAAATGACCCCCGCTGGCAAAATTTCGCCGACACAGGTTTAATAGAAGCCCGTTGGCAAGGTGAGGAACTGGTATTAAGAGGTTTATCTCAAAGAGAGCTTCTCAATCAAAATAGTCTAGATACAACCCGTCAAAGACATCCCCTCAACTGGTCTGATTTGGAATGCTGTGGTACGTGCAAATACCAAAGGGGGCAACGGTGTTGGAATTCCGCCGCCCCATTGTATAACTTTAAAGTTACTCTTGAAGGTTATTGTCCTGGTTTTGAACGCTTATCTGAGGATGAATCCTAA
- a CDS encoding sporulation/spore germination protein, whose amino-acid sequence MNIKIKYIFPLIILAFSATISSCSSGDISDNTALEPLPNNSVSSQPENSPTENQSSSNQPSATETPITASSQTTSGKTTQVTLYTSDDQCQDFVSKQTSVSADEPMNGAIGKILEVQDTGDFSLAGYRATVNNGVATIDLRIAPESKRQIASLSNCEQFALFGSLRKTLTSNAGWNIKDVRFTEQGQEIVF is encoded by the coding sequence ATGAACATAAAGATTAAATATATTTTCCCCCTGATTATATTGGCATTTTCCGCCACGATCAGCAGCTGTAGTTCTGGCGATATCTCTGATAATACAGCGTTAGAACCATTACCAAACAATTCTGTCTCCTCTCAACCGGAAAATTCTCCTACTGAAAATCAATCTTCGTCTAACCAACCATCTGCGACGGAAACACCAATCACTGCAAGTTCTCAAACAACATCTGGTAAAACTACTCAAGTCACCCTTTACACAAGTGATGATCAATGTCAAGACTTTGTTTCTAAACAGACTTCAGTATCAGCCGATGAACCCATGAATGGAGCTATCGGCAAAATTTTGGAAGTACAAGACACAGGTGATTTTAGTTTGGCCGGATATCGTGCCACTGTTAATAATGGTGTAGCTACCATAGATTTACGGATTGCGCCTGAGTCTAAGCGACAAATAGCCTCTTTATCTAATTGTGAGCAGTTTGCATTATTTGGCAGTCTCCGCAAAACCCTCACCAGTAACGCTGGTTGGAACATTAAAGATGTCCGCTTTACAGAACAGGGTCAGGAAATTGTATTTTAA
- the rsmA gene encoding 16S rRNA (adenine(1518)-N(6)/adenine(1519)-N(6))-dimethyltransferase RsmA gives MVQPRKQFAQHWLKSEKALDAIVKAADCQEDDRILEIGPGTGILTKRLLPLVNSLVAVEIDRDLCKLLVKQLGERENFLLLQGDFLTLDVESQLAAFPKFQQQNKVVANIPYNITGPIIEKLLGTIAKPNPKPYDSIVLLIQKEVAQRLYANPCSRAFGALSVRVQYLADCELICTVPAGAFYPPPKVDSAVVRLSPKQIEIPANDPKKLETLVKLGFGAKRKMLRNNLQSVIERDLLTELLAKLEINPQVRAEDLSVAQWVSLANEVKVDREKVREN, from the coding sequence ATGGTGCAACCACGCAAACAGTTTGCTCAACATTGGTTAAAAAGTGAAAAAGCTCTTGATGCTATCGTTAAAGCAGCAGACTGTCAGGAAGATGATAGAATTTTGGAAATCGGACCAGGGACAGGAATTTTAACTAAGCGGTTATTACCTTTAGTTAATTCTTTAGTGGCTGTAGAAATTGACCGTGATTTGTGCAAACTACTGGTAAAACAACTGGGTGAAAGAGAAAATTTTTTACTGTTACAAGGAGATTTTCTCACTCTTGATGTTGAATCTCAATTAGCAGCTTTTCCTAAGTTTCAACAGCAAAATAAAGTAGTTGCTAATATTCCTTATAATATCACAGGCCCCATCATTGAAAAGTTACTGGGTACTATTGCTAAACCGAATCCAAAACCTTATGATTCTATTGTGTTGCTAATTCAAAAAGAAGTAGCACAAAGATTGTATGCTAACCCATGTTCAAGAGCATTTGGGGCGTTATCGGTCAGGGTACAATATTTAGCAGATTGTGAGTTAATTTGTACAGTTCCGGCGGGGGCATTTTATCCACCACCAAAAGTTGATTCTGCTGTGGTGCGGTTGTCCCCTAAACAGATAGAAATTCCGGCTAATGACCCAAAAAAGTTAGAAACTCTGGTTAAATTAGGGTTTGGGGCAAAAAGAAAAATGTTAAGAAATAACTTACAATCGGTAATTGAGCGCGATCTCTTGACTGAATTACTGGCAAAATTAGAGATAAATCCCCAAGTCCGCGCCGAAGACCTGAGTGTGGCACAATGGGTATCACTGGCAAATGAGGTGAAAGTTGACAGAGAAAAAGTAAGGGAAAATTAA
- the ispE gene encoding 4-(cytidine 5'-diphospho)-2-C-methyl-D-erythritol kinase gives MRSYSLIAPAKINLYLEILGDRGDGYHELAMILQSIDLADQIDIHAGTTESILVHCHHPQVPTDKSNLAYRAAALMAREFSDVFNNLGGVDITIKKRIPVAAGLAGGSTNAAAVLVGIDLLWNLGLTKSELEELGAQLGSDVPFCISGGTVIATGRGEKLSPLPSLDNIHLVLAKYKSLEISTPWAYKTYRQVFGSSYIQNTDDLLARAHAVHSDELVKAVLNKDAVEISQKMHNDLEKVVLAAYPKVLQLRELFASQSEVLGTMMSGSGPSVFAIVESQAQGEIVKQKIRAAIPDEDLELFVTKTITNGIQISQ, from the coding sequence ATGCGTTCTTATAGTTTAATTGCACCAGCAAAAATCAATTTATATTTAGAGATTTTGGGAGATAGAGGGGACGGATATCATGAGTTAGCGATGATACTGCAAAGTATTGATTTAGCAGATCAAATAGACATACACGCTGGTACTACGGAATCAATTCTTGTTCATTGTCATCACCCCCAAGTACCTACAGATAAGAGTAATTTAGCATACCGAGCCGCAGCACTAATGGCGAGGGAATTCTCTGATGTTTTTAATAATTTGGGTGGTGTTGATATTACGATTAAAAAGCGTATTCCCGTGGCTGCGGGATTGGCTGGAGGTTCGACAAATGCAGCAGCGGTATTAGTGGGGATAGATTTGCTTTGGAATTTAGGATTAACTAAATCAGAATTAGAAGAATTAGGCGCGCAACTCGGTTCAGATGTGCCATTTTGTATTTCTGGGGGAACGGTAATTGCTACGGGTAGAGGTGAAAAACTTTCTCCTTTACCAAGTTTAGATAATATCCATTTAGTGTTAGCAAAATACAAAAGTTTAGAAATTTCTACCCCTTGGGCTTATAAAACCTATCGTCAAGTTTTTGGTAGTAGTTATATTCAAAATACTGATGATTTATTAGCTCGCGCTCATGCAGTACATTCAGACGAGCTTGTTAAAGCTGTGTTAAATAAAGATGCAGTGGAAATTAGCCAGAAAATGCACAATGATTTAGAAAAAGTTGTGTTGGCAGCTTATCCTAAGGTATTACAATTGCGAGAATTATTTGCTAGTCAATCAGAAGTTTTAGGAACGATGATGTCAGGTTCTGGGCCTTCTGTTTTTGCCATTGTAGAATCACAAGCTCAAGGTGAAATAGTCAAGCAAAAAATTAGAGCAGCTATACCCGATGAGGATTTAGAATTGTTTGTTACTAAGACAATTACAAACGGAATTCAAATATCACAGTAA
- a CDS encoding DUF3082 domain-containing protein, whose protein sequence is MNEPKVKPAEANPGQIPPTPLRCITGAVMSGGFAFAMYSLMIAIATTFANKPIHSDNQVVINIGSAVRTLVVGVVALGTGIFGIVTLGLLALAIQLLIQQLTTPKSN, encoded by the coding sequence ATGAATGAACCAAAAGTTAAACCAGCAGAAGCAAATCCTGGACAAATACCACCAACACCATTAAGGTGTATAACTGGGGCGGTAATGTCAGGAGGATTTGCGTTTGCAATGTATTCTTTGATGATAGCGATCGCCACCACTTTTGCTAATAAACCAATTCATTCAGATAACCAAGTAGTTATAAATATTGGTTCTGCTGTTCGGACTTTGGTTGTTGGTGTGGTAGCTTTGGGAACAGGAATATTTGGGATAGTTACTTTGGGTTTATTAGCTTTAGCAATACAGTTATTGATACAACAGTTGACTACTCCTAAAAGTAATTAA
- a CDS encoding DNA-binding response regulator, whose protein sequence is MRYQSSKTILVIEDDDISRHLFLNSLTAEGFRTIGAENGTIGILQTQKYLPDLIICDLLMPGMDGYDVLTTLRKDPLTAIIPFIFLTANNSTASIRKGMELGADDYLSKPVTINKLLTAITVRLEKHSLLRYFYGKNSDLVSEVSQNIEKSQFAFPKIPHLQKVFDYIEAHYHEGITLSDVAQAVDYSPAYLTHQVSQQTGKSINAWIVKRRMAAACYLLKQTNLTIEEIATKIGYQNTCYFSRQFSQHHHKISPKTWRQKNQLPDIAAHRKQQFIKSKTQFNPRISC, encoded by the coding sequence ATGAGATATCAATCCTCAAAAACAATTCTGGTAATTGAAGATGATGATATTAGCCGTCATCTATTCTTAAATTCTCTCACAGCAGAAGGTTTTAGGACCATAGGAGCAGAAAACGGTACAATTGGCATTTTACAAACACAAAAATATTTACCTGATCTCATAATTTGTGATTTGCTGATGCCAGGTATGGATGGTTACGATGTTTTAACCACCTTACGCAAAGATCCTCTTACCGCAATTATTCCTTTTATTTTTCTCACCGCTAATAACTCCACCGCATCCATAAGAAAAGGAATGGAGTTAGGTGCAGATGATTATTTAAGTAAACCCGTAACTATCAATAAGTTACTAACAGCGATTACTGTGAGATTAGAAAAACACTCTCTACTCAGATACTTCTATGGGAAGAACTCTGATCTAGTTTCAGAAGTTTCCCAAAACATCGAAAAATCACAGTTCGCTTTCCCCAAAATTCCCCACCTGCAAAAAGTCTTCGACTATATCGAAGCTCACTATCACGAAGGAATTACTTTATCTGATGTTGCTCAAGCTGTAGACTATTCCCCAGCTTATTTAACTCATCAAGTATCTCAACAAACAGGAAAAAGTATTAATGCTTGGATAGTCAAACGTCGCATGGCCGCAGCTTGCTATCTACTCAAACAGACAAATCTGACAATTGAAGAAATCGCTACCAAAATTGGCTATCAAAATACCTGCTATTTTTCTCGTCAGTTTAGTCAGCATCATCATAAAATATCTCCAAAAACTTGGAGACAAAAAAATCAATTACCTGATATTGCTGCACACAGAAAGCAGCAATTTATTAAATCTAAAACTCAGTTCAATCCTCGAATTTCTTGTTAA